From Plasmodium chabaudi chabaudi strain AS genome assembly, chromosome: 12, the proteins below share one genomic window:
- a CDS encoding methionine aminopeptidase 1c, putative (query 659-659;GPI_cleavage_site_score=1.14;~pfam_scan;Pfam:PF00557.20; E()=5.5E-15;score=55.5;query 258-366;description=Peptidase_M24;~pfam_scan;Pfam:PF00557.20; E()=1.4E-21;score=77.0;query 533-658;description=Peptidase_M24;~iprscan;InterPro:IPR000994 : Peptidase M24, catalytic core;Pfam:PF00557; score=1.6E-21;query 533-658;description=Peptidase M24;~iprscan;InterPro:IPR000994 : Peptidase M24, catalytic core;Pfam:PF00557; score=4.3E-15;query 258-366;description=Peptidase M24;~iprscan;InterPro:IPR036005 : Creatinase/aminopeptidase-like;Superfamily:SSF55920; scor e=1.44E-30;query 175-364;description=Creatinase/aminopeptidase-like;~iprscan;InterPro:IPR036005 : Creatinase/aminopeptidase-like;Superfamily:SSF55920; scor e=1.57E-35;query 532-666;description=Creatinase/aminopeptidase-like;~iprscan;InterPro:IPR001714 : Peptidase M24, methionine aminopeptidase;PRINTS:PR00599; score=1.6E-8;query 313-326;description=Peptidase M24, methionine aminopeptidase;~iprscan;InterPro:IPR001714 : Peptidase M24, methionine aminopeptidase;PRINTS:PR00599; score=1.6E-8;query 335-351;description=Peptidase M24, methionine aminopeptidase), giving the protein MNVHIFLLLLFCGTFLCKKNSNNSNFRIIHQNGTRGNRKRNVKCVREKKHYNYIHPNEISKNKNDIRYHHYNFLITTCPQKKKLLAKKEKSKRQYNLNSSGEGFSNTVHTNVKKNTNDYSEEQLPTYHKYIENFKTRKIIHPSIRITDHDKKFMKCKESYNKLYSHLTETELFENFSYVGRQRKGILSPKYYLPKYIERPNYHKTGTPIYVNYENNSKSKECISMRNSNNETENGHKTYSTTNKYEYDNVKTDYDIEMISRNCKFARELMDDISYIICEGITTNDIDIYILNKCVNNGFYPSPLNYHLFPKSSCISINEILCHGIPDNNVLYENDVVKVDISVYKDGYHADMCESFIVQKISKEEKKKRKKNYDYIYLNDKLRTKHTKYILKYNFDLTTNKIVKKGKYPSVRKVRYNPPNSKEHENEYIEEYDDNTNSVLGESPYAHSYYTHNGGPNNVSENYEDELENFHRRYDEDFIFNPKKGEVYNNLQQYIYQKGMEKDKNRKETNRKFEFFDTSNQGIANMKKFMFEKNRDLIKTAYDCTMEAISICKPGVPFKNIAKVMDDYLKKKNNSYQYYSIVPNLCGHNIGKNFHEEPFIIHTLNDDDRKMCENLVFTIEPIITERSCDFITWPDNWTLSNSRYYYSAQFEHTILITKNGAKILTQKTDTSPKYIWEDEGN; this is encoded by the coding sequence atgaacgttcatatttttttgttactGCTTTTCTGTGGTACATttttatgcaaaaaaaatagtaataatagcaATTTTCGAATTATACACCAAAATGGGACAAGAGGGAacagaaaaagaaatgtaAAATGTGTAAGGGAAAAGAagcattataattatatacatccCAATGAaattagtaaaaataaaaatgacatCCGTTATCATCACTACAACTTTCTTATAACTACATGcccacaaaaaaaaaaactgctagccaaaaaagaaaaatctAAAAGGCAATATAACCTTAACAGTTCAGGTGAAGGTTTTTCAAACACAGTCCATActaatgttaaaaaaaacacaaacGATTATTCAGAAGAACAATTACCAACATATCATAAATACATTGAAAATTTCAAAacaagaaaaattattcatcCAAGTATAAGAATAACAGAtcatgataaaaaatttatgaaatgTAAAGAaagttataataaattatattcacaTTTAACAGAGACtgaattatttgaaaatttttcatatgttGGTAGACAAAGAAAAGGTATATTATCtccaaaatattatttaccaaaatatattgaaagGCCAAATTATCACAAAACAGGTACGCCtatttatgtaaattatgaaaataattcaaaatcGAAGGAATGTATATCAATGagaaatagtaataatgaaaCGGAGAATGGTCACAAAACATATTCCactacaaataaatatgaatatgatAATGTAAAAACTGATTATGATATTGAAATGATTTCAAGAAATTGCAAATTTGCTAGAGAACTAATGGAtgatatatcatatataatatgtgaAGGTATAACAACAAAtgatatagatatatatatattaaataaatgtgtGAATAATGGATTTTATCCTTCTCcattaaattatcatttatttcctAAAAGTTCATGTATAtcaataaatgaaatattatgtCATGGTATACCAGataataatgttttatatgaaaatgatgtTGTAAAGGTGGATATAAGTGTGTATAAAGATGGATACCATGCTGATATGTGTGAAAGTTTTATTGttcaaaaaatttcaaaagaagaaaaaaaaaaacggaaaaaaaattatgactatatatatttaaatgataaactTCGAACTAaacatacaaaatatattctaaaatataatttcgACTTaacaacaaataaaatagttaaaaagggaaaatatCCATCTGTTAGAAAAGTTAGATATAATCCACCAAATTCGAAAGAACATGAAAATGAATACATAGAAGaatatgatgataataCTAACTCTGTTTTGGGGGAAAGTCCGTACGCTCATAGCTATTATACACATAATGGTGGCCCAAATAATGTTTCtgaaaattatgaagacgaacttgaaaattttcatcGCAGATATGATGaagattttatttttaatccAAAAAAAGGAGAAGTATATAACAATCTTCAacagtatatatatcaaaaggGAATGGAAAAggataaaaatagaaaagaaACGAATAgaaaatttgaattttttgataCAAGTAATCAAGGTATAgcaaatatgaaaaaatttatgtttgaaaaaaatagagaTTTAATTAAAACTGCTTATGATTGTACTATGGAAGCTATAAGTATATGTAAGCCGGGTGTtccttttaaaaatatagcaaAAGTTATGGAtgattatttgaaaaaaaaaaataattcatatcAATATTATTCTATTGTCCCCAATTTATGTGGGCATAATATTGGGAAAAACTTTCATGAGGAGccttttattatacatacattAAATGACGATGATAGAAAAATGTGTGAGAACTTAGTTTTTACAATCGAGCCAATTATAACGGAGCGTTCTTGTGATTTTATTACTTGGCCCGATAACTGGACATTATCAAATTCAaggtattattattctgCTCAGTTTGAGCACACCATACTTATCACAAAAAATGGGGCCAAAATTCTTACACAAAAAACAGACACATCTCCCAAGTATATATGGGAAGACGAGGGAAATTAG
- a CDS encoding zinc finger protein, putative (term=annotation;date=20170207;qualifier=removed_product=conserved Plasmodium protein, unknown function;qualifier=added_product=zinc finger protein, putative;curatorName=ucb@sanger.ac.uk;~iprscan;Superfamily:SSF144232; score=1.83E-8;query 358-397;description=null;~iprscan;InterPro:IPR007529 : Zinc finger, HIT-type;Prosite:PS51083; score=9.831;query 362-396;description=Zinc finger, HIT-type) codes for MKEMEPYQGRQPNRTDGLWNSNKQNNQLNQRGNINNHNKSYNEEYNTHFKDLQNNDNIKKKEINPPIFKNYNNIQPYSHINNQKKKKFFFNNFTNKASNINNINKDSSIEGNINRNCENWTNNTIYGYDGNYLPPSLYNNNNNKCNYKFNNLNMNSHHINKNNMYMHNNIIHEEYQNVNNMQQVCNIASNSNIKYRNKNNYINNFNKNGKKRKLIMTDRVNNFEKKHKLEDNSKDENEDIQNSFTNLVPNLENKLNINSSNKCEENEDDDDENNMQPNELYTNYEPSQNSHTNNITKTMDIDKHDDKTNENYIDDNPYKIKQNDILKNAIDYFSNINKYKNEELNSDDDSVIKFDEDNKNMCYVCKKNMYIYKCPFCEARTCCLECSKNHKKLFNCKNKLKKDFKIKHIGRNNFNDELLYKDFLFLQNVEKIVEGNYKFIKVNDYENKSNIWGYYRDKKVFHIFKQKKIHLLKAPIYTTLHKTNKTCIRNSIIYWTVKVTFSNLNFFITRDNVSENSTFLQLLNTLCTKTESLQSKLSEFFKNLGSLRIYLKNGTKVEEPNNEENKIDNNDKDVVGEIPEEQNDQTGDQTFEEIENSQKNECDFFSVKHTINYALINQSFYEYPHFFFEILYENDIPIPNPLYKDSSTSK; via the coding sequence ATGAAAGAAATGGAGCCATATCAGGGCAGGCAACCAAATCGTACTGATGGTTTATGGAACTccaataaacaaaataatcaaCTAAACCAAAgaggaaatataaataatcataataaaaGTTACAATGAGGAATACAATACACATTTTAAAGACctacaaaataatgataatataaaaaaaaaggaaataaatcctccaatttttaaaaattataataatatacagCCATACAgccatataaataatcaaaaaaaaaaaaaatttttttttaataattttacaaataaagCTAGTaacattaataatattaataaagatTCGTCTATTGAAGGTAATATAAATAGAAATTGTGAAAATTGGACTAATAATACTATTTATGGATATGATGGGAACTACTTACCGCcttctttatataataataataataataaatgcaaTTACAAGTTTAATAACTTAAACATGAATAGCCatcatattaataaaaataatatgtacatgcataataatataatacatgAAGAATATCAAAATGTGAATAATATGCAGCAGGTATGTAACATAGCTAGTAATagcaatataaaatatagaaataaaaataattatataaataattttaataaaaatggaaaaaaaagaaaattaataatgacCGATAGGGTGAATAACTTTGAAAAGAAACATAAATTGGAGGATAACTCcaaagatgaaaatgaagacATACAAAATAGTTTTACCAATTTAGTTCCGaatttggaaaataaattaaatataaatagttcAAACAAATGTGAAGAAAATGAGGATGAcgatgatgaaaataatatgcaacCAAATGAATTATACACAAATTATGAGCCTTCCCAAAATAGtcatacaaataatatcacAAAAACAATGGACATAGACAAACATGATgacaaaacaaatgaaaattatattgatgATAATccttataaaataaaacaaaatgatataCTTAAAAATGCAATAGATTATTTTTCGAacattaataaatacaaaaatgaagaattaAATTCAGATGATGATAgtgtaataaaatttgatgaagataataaaaatatgtgttatgtatgtaaaaaaaatatgtacatatataaatgtccATTTTGTGAAGCTAGGACATGTTGTTTAGAGTGTTCTAAgaatcataaaaaattatttaattgtaaaaataaattaaaaaaagattttaaaataaaacatataggaagaaataattttaatgatgAACTTTTGTATAaagattttttatttttacaaaatgttgaaaaaattgtagaaggaaattataaatttataaaagtaaatgattatgaaaataaatcaaatatttGGGGATATTATAGAgataaaaaagtatttcatatttttaagcaaaaaaaaatacatttattaaaagcACCTATATATACAACTTTGCATAAAACAAACAAAACATGTATACGTAatagtattatttattggaCTGTTAAAGTtacattttcaaatttaaatttttttataacacgAGATAATGTAAGTGAAAATTCGACGTTTCTTCAGCTCTTAAATACACTGTGTACAAAAACAGAAAGTCTGCAATCCAAGTTGAGCGAGTTCTTTAAAAACCTGGGCTCTCTCcgcatttatttaaaaaacggGACAAAGGTAGAGGAACCCAACAACGAGGAAAACAAAATTGATAACAACGATAAAGACGTGGTTGGGGAAATACCCGAAGAACAAAATGATCAAACAGGTGACCAGACTTTTGAAGAAATCGAAaattcacaaaaaaatgaatgtgACTTTTTTTCAGTGAAACATACAATCAATTATGCATTGATAAATCAAtcattttatgaatatccacattttttttttgaaattttgtatgaaaatgatataccAATTCCAAATCctttatataaagataGTTCTActtcaaaataa
- a CDS encoding cactin homolog, putative (term=annotation;date=20110731;qualifier=removed_product=conserved Plasmodium protein, unknown function;qualifier=added_product=cactin homolog, putative;qualifier=added_literature=pmid:21453511;curatorName=ucb@sanger.ac.uk;~;query 728-728;GPI_cleavage_site_score=0.1462;~pfam_scan;Pfam:PF09732.5; E()=5.3E-49;score=165.2;query 626-745;description=CactinC_cactus;~pfam_scan;Pfam:PF10312.5; E()=6.7E-32;score=110.6;query 254-445;description=Cactin_mid;~iprscan;InterPro:IPR019134 : Cactin protein, cactus-binding domain, C-terminal;Pfam:PF09732; score=2.3E-49;query 626-745;description=Cactin, C-terminal;~iprscan;InterPro:IPR018816 : Cactin, central region;Pfam:PF10312; score=1.5E-31;query 254-445;description=Cactin, central domain;~iprscan;SMART:SM01050; score=7.0E-63;query 622-745;description=null) — MMGSLSSDQTSDKSFSSSRSSYPEKSKYNKRSDEKAHKHRHRERRYSTSRSSTSLDSKSSESYKHSHKKSSRKYEKRRHGKSTSSSDESSSGSRTSSSDDETLRKKHKKKREKEKKEKKKHRRDTSSDEERERRKEKHKKKKKKKNKDKNKDEDQKTITVKDLKKERENLMKHHFNYTDECNPFGDNTLSTPFVWKLKNKYEKIKHGNKIKVTTNSLLENSLSKISEIEQVKKRREERDKERAMFEDYKLQLEKQRNQINIKEYIEQEELFFINQQIQSSDDRISHNHIQIVDIFRIATKIDSGESIQNVYLENYLTPFYYMLEDLNERDLENCTKQIKLLISHDRLFNEKKYHNYWNSLYFFCEYYLNKFNDDEPYKAKELDEKTNKKIEEFFKNKDYDELITYEHKIKNKIITNDTEKFDSIFWNNILLKIPFFKAKYILDDFRNRLLKKINITTGHFEKKKISQNRRTNQEKKEIDDSEKIIFECKSIELLPFETFEDDENVHVYLPHEELEERKEINENIFLRLQKNIIDTNIEDEEEREDTHIKYENIKKSDILEKGDEINDNHFNMINKLFTKEKQIYDHFVQKERQKGNKDGIILKDVTYKSNNHINNTITTLLKNNLMISRKPLYFNRIKTSFDWNKYNKTHYDYENTPPKYICGYKFNIFYTNLLNSNQKPSWKICPCDEEGTVLIVFHGGPPYIDIAFKIINSEWSYDKHRGFRNVFSRGILQLYFNFKKKRYRR, encoded by the exons ATGATGGGAAGCCTATCATCCGATCAAACTTCTGATAAAAGTTTTTCATCGAGTAGGTCATCCTATCCagaaaaaagtaaatataacaaaaggAGTGATGAAAAGGCACATAAGCATAGACATAGGGAACGACGGTATAGTACTAGCCGAAGTAGTACCTCTTTAGACTCAAAATCAAGTGAAAGTTATAAACATTCACATAAGAAGTCAAGccgaaaatatgaaaaacgAAGACATGGAAAAAGTACATCCAGTAGTGATGAAAGTTCATCTGGAAGCAGAACAAGTAGCAGTGATGATGAAACATTGAGAAAaaagcataaaaaaaaacgagaaaaagaaaagaaagaaaaaaagaaacataGAAGAGACACATCAAGTGATGAAGAAAGAGAAAGacgaaaagaaaaacataaaaaaaaaaaaaaaaaaaaaaataaagataaaaacaAAGATGAAGATCAAAAAACTATTACAGTAAAAGATCTCAAAAAGGAAAGagaaaatttaatgaaacatcattttaattatactGATGAATGTAATCCATTTGGAGATAATACATTATCTACTCCATTTGTTtggaaattaaaaaataaatatgaaaaaataaaacatggtaacaaaataaaagtaacaACTAATAGTTTACTTGAAAATTctttatcaaaaattagTGAAATAGAGcaagtaaaaaaaagacgAGAAGAAAGAGATAAAGAAAGAGCTATGTTTGAAGATTATAAACTTCAATTAGAAAAACAAAGAAaccaaattaatattaaagaatatattgaacaagaagaattattttttataaatcaaCAAATACAATCATCAGATGATAGGATATCTCATAATCATATACAAATAGTGGACATATTTAGAATTGCAACTAAAATTGACAGTGGGGAATCTATTCAAAATGTATACttggaaaattatttaactCCATTTTATTACATGCTAGAAg acCTGAACGAGCGTGATTTAGAAAATTGCACCAAACAAATAAAGCTACTTATCTCGCATGATAGACTCTTTAATGAAAAGAAGTATCATAATTACTGGAAttctctttattttttttgtgaatattatttaaacaaatttaatgatGATGAGCCTTATAAAGCTAAAGAACTagatgaaaaaacaaataaaaaaattgaagaattttttaaaaataaggattatgatgaattaataacatatgaacataaaataaaaaataaaataattacaaaTGATACTGAAAAGTTTGACTCAATTTTTtggaataatattttgttaaaaattcctttttttaaagccAAATATATCCTTGATGATTTTAGGAACAGATTactcaaaaaaattaacattaCCACTGGGCactttgaaaaaaaaaa GATAAGCCAAAATAGGAGAACAAACcaggaaaaaaaagaaattgatgatagtgaaaaaataatttttgaatGCAAAAGTATCGAATTGCTACCTTTTGAAACTTTTGAAGATGACGAAAATGTTCATGTATATTTACCACATGAAGAATTAGaagaaagaaaagaaattaatgaaaatattttcttaagattgcaaaaaaatattatagatACTAATATAGAAGACGAAGAAGAGAGGGAAGATACccatattaaatatgaaaatataaaaaaaagtgatattttagaaaaagGTGATGAAATTAATGATAATCATtttaatatgataaataaattgtttactaaagaaaaacaaatttatgatcattttgttcaaaaagaaagacaaaaaggaaataaagatggaataatattaaaggATGTAACTTATAAAAGTAACAatcatattaataatactataacaactttattaaaaaataatttaatgatATCACGAAAACcgttatattttaatcGAATAAAAACATCTTTTGATtggaataaatataataaaactcACTATgattatgaaaatacaccaccaaaatatatatgtggatataaatttaatatattttatacaaatttattaaattcaaATCAAAAACCCTCATGGAAAATATGTCCTTGTGACGAAGAAGGGACTgttttaattgtttttcACGGTGGCCCTCCATATATAGATATtgcatttaaaattattaattcagAATGGTCTTACGATAAACATAGAGGATTTCGAAATGTTTTTAGCAGAGGAATCCTACaactatattttaattttaagaaGAAACGTTATAGACGATAA
- a CDS encoding proteasome subunit beta type-4, putative (term=annotation;date=20130607;qualifier=removed_product=proteasome beta-subunit, putative;qualifier=added_product=20s proteasome beta subunit, putative;curatorName=ucb@sanger.ac.uk;~term=annotation;date=20140220;qualifier=removed_product=20S proteasome beta subunit, putative;qualifier=added_product=proteasome subunit beta type-4, putative;qualifier=added_ec_number=3.4.25.1;curatorName=ucb@sanger.ac.uk;~;query 238-238;GPI_cleavage_site_score=0.11019999;~pfam_scan;Pfam:PF00227.22; E()=4.6E-17;score=62.0;query 7-120;description=Proteasome;~pfam_scan;Pfam:PF00227.22; E()=4.2E-12;score=45.8;query 146-219;description=Proteasome;~iprscan;InterPro:IPR016295 : Proteasome endopeptidase complex, beta subunit;PIRSF:PIRSF001213; score=2.9E-62;query 1-238;description=Proteasome subunit beta 4;~iprscan;InterPro:IPR016050 : Proteasome beta-type subunit, conserved site;Prosite:PS00854; score=1.0;query 13-60;description=Proteasome beta-type subunit, conserved site;~iprscan;InterPro:IPR029055 : Nucleophile aminohydrolases, N-terminal;Superfamily:SSF56235; score=3.66E-48;query 4-233;description=Nucleophile aminohydrolases, N-terminal;~iprscan;InterPro:IPR001353 : 20S proteasome, A and B subunits;Pfam:PF00227; score=4.4E-12;query 146-219;description=Proteasome, subunit alpha/beta;~iprscan;InterPro:IPR001353 : 20S proteasome, A and B subunits;Pfam:PF00227; score=4.8E-17;query 7-120;description=Proteasome, subunit alpha/beta), producing the protein MTLGPVVTGTSVIALKYRNGIMIAADKKASYGSYAKFQNVQRIFKISNKTVMSFSGELADAQYLHELLTRVNVNDVVEKKSKYDLHDTKYYHSYVSRLFYNRKNKLDPLFNNIIIAGLNSQEYDDNDKDILLYSEKQNNEEYKDIDKKDLYIGFVDMHGTQFCEDYITTGYARYFALTLLRNHYRDNMTEDEARSLLNECLRILYFRDTTASNKIQIVKVTSKGVEYEEPYILNCDLNSRDYIYPSTMLPATGCMW; encoded by the exons ATGACATTAGGCCCAGTAGTTACCGGAACATCAGTAATAGCGCTGAAATACAGAAATGGAATAATGATTGCAGCTGACAAAAAAg CTAGCTATGGAAGCTATGCAAAATTCCAAAATGTGCAAAGGATTTTCAAGATAAGCAACAAAACAGTAATGAGCTTTAGTGGGGAACTAGCCGATGCTCAATATTTACATGAATTATTAACACGGGTTAATGTAAATGATGtagtagaaaaaaaaagcaaatatGACTTACACGATAccaaatattatcattcaTATGTAAGTAgactattttataatagaaaaaataagctTGACcctttatttaataatataataatagctGGCTTAAATTCACAAGAATATGAtgataatgataaagatatattattatattcagaAAAACAGAATAATGAAGAATATAAAGACATTGATAAAAAGGATTTATATATTGGATTTGTCGATATGCATGGCACTCAATTCTGTGAGGATTATATAACAACCGGCTATGCTCGATACTTTGCCCTTACATTATTACGAAACCATTATAGAGATAATATGACTGAAGATGAAGCTCGttcattattaaatgaatgtttaagaatattatattttagaGACACAACAgcttcaaataaaatacaaatagtTAAAGTAACTAGTAAAGGTGTTGAATATGAAGAACCATATATACTTAATTGTGATTTAAATTCTAGGGATTATATTTATCCATCTACAATGCTTCCCGCAACTGGTTGTATGTGGTAG